A part of Xenopus tropicalis strain Nigerian chromosome 4, UCB_Xtro_10.0, whole genome shotgun sequence genomic DNA contains:
- the acox2 gene encoding peroxisomal acyl-coenzyme A oxidase 2 translates to MVWWRASSADIDVNPDLASERAAPSFCVESLTNLLDGSVEKTRVRRYVVSTILKDPVFSKENHYFKTRQERYEGAIRNSFHLKQKIKELGWREDGPEGEVIYRAMGGELALNIHGVFIKSILALGTDEQVAKWIPLANNCNILGTYAQTELGHGTYLRGLETTATFDISTQEFIINTPQISATKWWPGDLGKTCTHAVVLAHLIIKEKNYGMHPFIVQVRSLKDHSPMPGITVGDIGPKMCFEQIDNGFLMMRNICVPKENMLSRYSEVLPDGTYVKRGSDKINYFTMVAVRVSMLRAEVLEALMKACTISIRYSAVRRQSELKPGDREPKILEYQTQQQKLLPLLATCYAIHFTTCHVNKVYDEVYGAIQAGNFDSLPELHALVSGIKAYATEICSNGIEVCRKACGGHGYSLFSGLPSLYTKVTASCTYEGENTVLHLQAARFLIKCYAAARSGQSLPHSVAYLSSPISGACQASSHTHFLNPDVYIKAYQHRAYRLIDSAAFKMRNLVQSGMEQYAAWNSTSVELVKASIAHTHYIIVKLFADVLDSLSSFPEIQKVLKSLCDLHALHGIFTNSGDFLQDGHLSGKQLEMLTEAYLGLLSLIRRDAVLLVDAFDYADQQLLSALGSYDGNVYYNLLECAQKNPDNKKVNAVFENYLKPHLQSNISKL, encoded by the exons ATGGTCTGGTGGAGAGCTAGCTCGGCCGATATTGATGTGAATCCGGACCTGGCCAGTGAGAGGGCCGCCCCGTCCTTCTGTGTGGAGTCCCTCACTAACCTGCTGGatggctctgtggagaaaacacGCGTGAGGAGATATGTGG ttagCACCATCCTCAAAGATCCAGTTTTCAGCAAAGAAAATCACTATTTTAAAACGCGCCAGGAGCGATACGAAGGGGCCATACGCAATAGTTTTCATCTGAAGCAGAAAATTAAGGAACTGGGTTGGAGGGAAGATGGACCAGAAGGTGAAGTTATTTACAG GGCCATGGGAGGAGAACTTGCCCTGAACATCCACGGCGTCTTCATAAAATCTATTTTGGCACTGGGGACAGATGAACAGGTTGCCAAATGGATTCCTCTAGCAAATAATTGCAATATATTGGGAACATATGCGCAAACCGAACTTGGACATG GAACATATCTACGGGGACTGGAAACTACAGCAACTTTTGACATTTCTACCCAGGAATTCATCATCAACACACCCCAAATATCAGCCACAAAATGGTGGCCTGGAGACT TGGGCAAGACTTGCACACATGCCGTGGTTCTGGCCCATTTGATCATCAAAGAGAAGAATTATGGGATGCACCCCTTTATAGTACAGGTCCGAAGTCTGAAGGATCATTCACCGATGCCAG GAATAACAGTTGGGGACATTGGGCCAAAAATGTGTTTTGAACAAATAGATAATGGCTTTCTCATGATGAGGAATATCTGTGTTCCAAAGGAGAACATGCTGAGCAGATACTCTGAG GTTCTGCCTGATGGAACGTATGTGAAACGAGGCTCTGATAAGATTAATTATTTCACCATGGTCGCTGTGAGGGTGTCGATGTTACGTGCTGAGGTGCTGGAGGCACTGATGAAAGCCTGTACCATTTCCATAAGATACTCTGCAGTTCGCCGGCAGTCAGAGCTGAAGCCTGG GGATAGGGAGCCAAAAATACTTGAGTACCAAACCCAGCAACAGAAGCTGCTTCCCCTTCTAGCAACTTGCTACGCCATTCATTTTACCACCTGTCATGTCAACAAAGTATACGATGAGGTGTACGGAGCAATTCAAGCTGGGAATTTTGACTCCCTTCCTGAG CTCCATGCACTGGTTTCAGGAATTAAAGCATATGCCACAGAGATATGCTCTAATGGAATCGAAGTGTGCAGAAAGGCTTGTGGGGGTCATGGCTACTCCCTATTTAGTGGCCTTCCCTCCCTCTACACTAAGGTGACTGCGTCCTGTACCTACGAGGGAGAAAATACTGTTCTGCATCTTCAGGCTGCAAG GTTTTTGATCAAATGTTATGCTGCAgccaggtctggccagtccctTCCTCACAGTGTGGCTTATCTGTCTTCTCCGATCTCAGGAGCGTGCCAAGCTTCAAGCCACACACATTTCCTAAATCCTGATGTGTATATAAAGGCCTATCAGCACAGGGCCTACAG GCTCATTGATTCTGCTGCCTTTAAGATGCGCAACCTGGTTCAGTCTGGAATGGAACAATACGCTGCCTGGAACAGCACATCCGTGGAGCTTGTAAAGGCCTCAATA gctCATACGCATTACATTATTGTGAAGCTGTTTGCTGATGTATTGGACTCCTTATCAAGTTTTCCTGAAATCCAGAAAGTACTAAAGAGCCTCTGTGACCTTCATGCACTACATGGAATATTCACCAACTCTGGTGATTTCCTCCAGGATGGGCATCTGTCTGGCAAGCAGCTGGAGATGCTCACTGAGGCATACCTGGGCCTCCTGTCACTTATACG GAGAGATGCTGTTTTGCTGGTTGATGCTTTCGATTATGCGGATCAGCAGCTTCTGTCAGCTCTTGGCAGTTATGATGGGAACGTGTATTACAATCTCCTTGAGTGCGCTCAGAAAAACCCAGATAATAAGAAG GTGAATGCTGTCTTTGAGAATTACCTGAAACCACATTTACAAAGTAATATATCAAAACTATAA
- the acox2 gene encoding peroxisomal acyl-coenzyme A oxidase 2 isoform X1, whose product MVWWRASSADIDVNPDLASERAAPSFCVESLTNLLDGSVEKTRVRRYVVSTILKDPVFSKENHYFKTRQERYEGAIRNSFHLKQKIKELGWREDGPEGEVIYRAMGGELALNIHGVFIKSILALGTDEQVAKWIPLANNCNILGTYAQTELGHVGKTCTHAVVLAHLIIKEKNYGMHPFIVQVRSLKDHSPMPGITVGDIGPKMCFEQIDNGFLMMRNICVPKENMLSRYSEVLPDGTYVKRGSDKINYFTMVAVRVSMLRAEVLEALMKACTISIRYSAVRRQSELKPGDREPKILEYQTQQQKLLPLLATCYAIHFTTCHVNKVYDEVYGAIQAGNFDSLPELHALVSGIKAYATEICSNGIEVCRKACGGHGYSLFSGLPSLYTKVTASCTYEGENTVLHLQAARFLIKCYAAARSGQSLPHSVAYLSSPISGACQASSHTHFLNPDVYIKAYQHRAYRLIDSAAFKMRNLVQSGMEQYAAWNSTSVELVKASIAHTHYIIVKLFADVLDSLSSFPEIQKVLKSLCDLHALHGIFTNSGDFLQDGHLSGKQLEMLTEAYLGLLSLIRRDAVLLVDAFDYADQQLLSALGSYDGNVYYNLLECAQKNPDNKKVNAVFENYLKPHLQSNISKL is encoded by the exons ATGGTCTGGTGGAGAGCTAGCTCGGCCGATATTGATGTGAATCCGGACCTGGCCAGTGAGAGGGCCGCCCCGTCCTTCTGTGTGGAGTCCCTCACTAACCTGCTGGatggctctgtggagaaaacacGCGTGAGGAGATATGTGG ttagCACCATCCTCAAAGATCCAGTTTTCAGCAAAGAAAATCACTATTTTAAAACGCGCCAGGAGCGATACGAAGGGGCCATACGCAATAGTTTTCATCTGAAGCAGAAAATTAAGGAACTGGGTTGGAGGGAAGATGGACCAGAAGGTGAAGTTATTTACAG GGCCATGGGAGGAGAACTTGCCCTGAACATCCACGGCGTCTTCATAAAATCTATTTTGGCACTGGGGACAGATGAACAGGTTGCCAAATGGATTCCTCTAGCAAATAATTGCAATATATTGGGAACATATGCGCAAACCGAACTTGGACATG TGGGCAAGACTTGCACACATGCCGTGGTTCTGGCCCATTTGATCATCAAAGAGAAGAATTATGGGATGCACCCCTTTATAGTACAGGTCCGAAGTCTGAAGGATCATTCACCGATGCCAG GAATAACAGTTGGGGACATTGGGCCAAAAATGTGTTTTGAACAAATAGATAATGGCTTTCTCATGATGAGGAATATCTGTGTTCCAAAGGAGAACATGCTGAGCAGATACTCTGAG GTTCTGCCTGATGGAACGTATGTGAAACGAGGCTCTGATAAGATTAATTATTTCACCATGGTCGCTGTGAGGGTGTCGATGTTACGTGCTGAGGTGCTGGAGGCACTGATGAAAGCCTGTACCATTTCCATAAGATACTCTGCAGTTCGCCGGCAGTCAGAGCTGAAGCCTGG GGATAGGGAGCCAAAAATACTTGAGTACCAAACCCAGCAACAGAAGCTGCTTCCCCTTCTAGCAACTTGCTACGCCATTCATTTTACCACCTGTCATGTCAACAAAGTATACGATGAGGTGTACGGAGCAATTCAAGCTGGGAATTTTGACTCCCTTCCTGAG CTCCATGCACTGGTTTCAGGAATTAAAGCATATGCCACAGAGATATGCTCTAATGGAATCGAAGTGTGCAGAAAGGCTTGTGGGGGTCATGGCTACTCCCTATTTAGTGGCCTTCCCTCCCTCTACACTAAGGTGACTGCGTCCTGTACCTACGAGGGAGAAAATACTGTTCTGCATCTTCAGGCTGCAAG GTTTTTGATCAAATGTTATGCTGCAgccaggtctggccagtccctTCCTCACAGTGTGGCTTATCTGTCTTCTCCGATCTCAGGAGCGTGCCAAGCTTCAAGCCACACACATTTCCTAAATCCTGATGTGTATATAAAGGCCTATCAGCACAGGGCCTACAG GCTCATTGATTCTGCTGCCTTTAAGATGCGCAACCTGGTTCAGTCTGGAATGGAACAATACGCTGCCTGGAACAGCACATCCGTGGAGCTTGTAAAGGCCTCAATA gctCATACGCATTACATTATTGTGAAGCTGTTTGCTGATGTATTGGACTCCTTATCAAGTTTTCCTGAAATCCAGAAAGTACTAAAGAGCCTCTGTGACCTTCATGCACTACATGGAATATTCACCAACTCTGGTGATTTCCTCCAGGATGGGCATCTGTCTGGCAAGCAGCTGGAGATGCTCACTGAGGCATACCTGGGCCTCCTGTCACTTATACG GAGAGATGCTGTTTTGCTGGTTGATGCTTTCGATTATGCGGATCAGCAGCTTCTGTCAGCTCTTGGCAGTTATGATGGGAACGTGTATTACAATCTCCTTGAGTGCGCTCAGAAAAACCCAGATAATAAGAAG GTGAATGCTGTCTTTGAGAATTACCTGAAACCACATTTACAAAGTAATATATCAAAACTATAA
- the LOC101730911 gene encoding tubulin monoglycylase TTLL3 — protein sequence MEPYHFLHMFKYKHSVIFYGSLIASKMISHIFSFPPENQVNTTMGSKSKIFKFLFSWLPCVKQRLSEKSGSPEIKILLEAPVEQQQPETCQEKEIVVPCPTLQEDIKRIEEVEKLNLDADAEERKLNTGREEILMGLKVQLQRFGLQTEHQVYFKAKVDRAIKANKIFWLYFELPALCESLESRGWVRKCSNTFDADAEETGFYNPNSFCQNVVSVPFKVKPTLIWTLEPMDFKLLEQDQIANFFVNEEFTSKVGLYNTLSELKWFADVDADTFFPRCYNMIEEEDKLGFIEDFRMTAARGILQWVIRMNEKPIKEEDICSSQEEKGASSAVSLSDMTRRNCTNAESVPEEIIASALYACAMYLNSKEHKDIEVEFNEIDWTEFLHCYYQIMHDGASIEHSEQYVGLCRRVLQKMEAVHPQLGIDGENNVWILKPAALSRGRGITCSNRLEDILQLVGNHWIVQKYIERPLLIYGTKIDMRQFFLVTDWNPLTIWFYKQSYLRFSSQPFTLEKLDSSIHLCNRSIQKHLENCPTRHPDLPDINVWSSVQLQEYLCMIGAEHAWEEVMVPEMKAIIIHTMQASQTTVMKRKNSFDFYGVDFMFGEDFHPWLIEINLKPDITSPTVVTEGIFNSLVEDTLRVVLDRKDDPNCDVGDYELIYQQPEIEEPKDSEENLIVRGVSITKPK from the exons ATGGAGCCGTATCATTTCCTTCACATGTTTAAATACAAACATTCAGTAATATTTTATGGAAGCCTAATAGCTTCAAAAATGATTTCTCACATCTTTTCTTTCCCTCCAGAAAATCAAGTGAATACAACAATGGGATCTAAatccaaaatttttaaatttttattcagcTGGTTGCCATGTGTGAAACAG AGGTTATCAGAGAAATCTGGTTCACCTGAAAtcaag attcTTCTGGAGGCCCCTGTTGAACAACAGCAACCAGAAACTTGCCAGGAAAAGGAGATAGTAGTTCCTTGCCCTACCCTTCAAGAAGATATAAAGAGGATAGAAGAGGTAGAGAAATTAAATTTAG ATGCTGATGCTGAGGAAAGAAAATTAAATACCGGTAGAGAAGAAATATTGATGGGCCTCAAG GTGCAACTGCAGAGATTTGGCCTTCAAACAGAGCATCAAGTTTATTTTAAAGCCAAGGTTGACAGAGCAATTAAG GCAAACAAAATCTTCTGGCTGTATTTTGAATTACCTGCCCTCTGTGAAAGCCTAGAGAGTAGAGGATGGGTACGGAAATGTTCCAATACATTTG ATGCCGATGCTGAGGAAACCGGATTCTACAACCCAAACAGCTTTTGTCAAAATGTG GTGAGCGTTCCCTTTAAAGTGAAGCCCACTCTCATCTGGACACTGGAACCAATGGACTTCAAGCTTCTGGAACAGGATCAGATTGCAAACTTCTTTGTAAACGAGGAGTTCACCAGTAAG GTGGGACTGTACAACACATTAAGTGAACTAAAATGGTTTGCTGATGTGGATGCGGACACATTCTTCCCGCGCTGCTACAATATGATAGAGGAAGAAGACAAGCTGGGATTCATTG AGGACTTCAGGATGACCGCAGCCCGTGGTATCCTACAATGGGTTATAAGAATGAATGAGAAGCCCATTAAAGAAGAAGATATTTGTTCCAGTCAGGAAGAGAAGGGTGCGAGCAGTGCTGTCTCCCTGTCAG ACATGACAAGGAGAAACTGCACTAATGCTGAATCTGTTCCAGAGGAAATTATTGCCTCTGCCCTTTATGCCTGTGCTATGTACCTGAACAGCAAAGAGCATAAGGACATAGAAGTGGAATTCAATGAGATTGATTGGACAGAATTTCTGCATTGCTACTATCAGATCATGCA TGACGGTGCCAGCATTGAGCACTCCGAGCAGTATGTTGGCCTATGCCGTCGTGTTCTACAGAAGATGGAGGCAGTGCACCCACAGTTGGGTATAGATGGAGAAAATAATGTCTGGATCTTAAAACCAGCAGCTCTATCCAGAGGAAGAG GAATAACTTGCTCAAATCGACTGGAGGACATACTCCAGTTAGTGGGAAACCACTGGATAGTACAGAAATACATTGAGAGGCCTCTGCTTATTTATGGCACCAAGATTGATATGCGCCAGTTCTTCCTAGTTACAGACTGGAACCCATTAACAATCTGGTTCTATAAGCAGAGCTACCTCCGTTTCTCATCACAACCTTTTACCTTGGAGAAACTAGACAG CTCTATACACCTGTGTAACAGGTCTATACAGAAACACCTCGAGAACTGCCCAACCCGTCACCCTGACCTACCAGATATCAACGTATGGTCCAGTGTACAACTGCAAGAGTACCTATGTATGATAGGGGCAGAACATGCCTGGGAAGAGGTGATGGTGCCAGAGATGAAGGCAATCATCATTCATACCATGCAGGCTTCCCAGACTACAGTGATGAAAAGGAAAAACAGCTTCGACTTTTATGGAGTTGATTTTATGTTTGGAGAAGACTTTCATCCGTGGCTGATTGAGATCAATCTCAAGCCGGATATAACGTCTCCCACAGTAGTGACTGAAGGCATCTTTAACAGCCTGGTTGAAGACACATTAAGAGTTGTTCTGGACCGTAAGGATGACCCTAACTGCGATGTGGGAGACTACGAGCTTATATATCAACAG CCGGAAATTGAAGAACCTAAAGATTCAGAAGAAAATCTAATAGTGAGAGGAGTTTCAATTACAAAGCCTAAGTGA